A single genomic interval of Staphylococcus hyicus harbors:
- a CDS encoding glycoside hydrolase family 3 protein has product MPNVNLTEKPYFLNNQQIAWVESTIQSMSDEEKIGQLFFNLFSLEKEGDFNEGTLSNHEILEQYHIGGARYQGGNKDEVQTLLNDLQSHSKIPLLIAANCDAGGNGACNDGTYIASAAQCEATQQTQVAFNAGFISGKEAKALGVNVNFDPCVDIVENWRNTIVNTRSYGTNAETVIRYSNAYIDGYRQNNDMITCVKHFPGDGTEERDQHLVLGVNEQTVAQWDDSFRKVYENHIERGVEMIMAGHIAQPAYSKLLNPKLTDADILPASLSKELITDLLKTDLKFNGLVITDASHMLGMTASMRREDYVPLSIAAGCDMFLFFNDIEEDFNFMLNGYRNGIITEARLHDALRRILGLKAKLHLPEKQQQHTLTHAPSELDVIGATAHLEMQQEAADLGITLVKNTLNELPIKPDTHPNIRLYMIEGEKDGIYKADQSVTQNIIDILERRGFNVTLNDGSTRIKGKTLEYRQHVDAALVFANIIGYAAENNYRIRWSTAMSNEIPWYVHEVPTVFVSLNFTTHLHDATMVKTYINAYHSNKTNLEAVIDKITGVSDFKGQANDNVWTEKWEAKR; this is encoded by the coding sequence ATGCCAAACGTAAACTTAACTGAAAAACCATATTTCTTAAATAATCAACAAATCGCATGGGTGGAGTCGACAATTCAGTCCATGTCAGATGAAGAAAAAATAGGACAGCTCTTTTTTAATTTATTTTCACTTGAAAAAGAAGGTGATTTCAATGAAGGCACCTTGTCTAATCATGAGATTTTAGAGCAGTACCATATCGGTGGCGCGCGTTATCAAGGGGGGAATAAAGATGAAGTTCAAACCCTTTTAAATGATTTACAATCACATAGTAAAATCCCTTTACTCATTGCCGCAAACTGTGATGCTGGTGGGAATGGCGCATGTAATGATGGTACCTATATCGCGTCTGCGGCCCAATGTGAAGCTACACAACAAACACAAGTAGCATTTAATGCCGGCTTTATATCTGGTAAAGAAGCCAAAGCGTTAGGCGTTAATGTGAACTTTGATCCTTGCGTCGACATTGTAGAAAACTGGCGTAATACCATTGTGAACACACGAAGTTATGGTACAAATGCCGAAACAGTGATACGTTATTCCAATGCCTATATAGACGGTTATCGTCAAAATAATGATATGATCACATGCGTGAAACATTTCCCGGGTGATGGCACAGAAGAACGCGATCAACATTTAGTGTTAGGTGTCAATGAACAAACTGTAGCACAGTGGGATGACTCTTTTAGAAAAGTATACGAAAATCATATTGAACGTGGTGTTGAAATGATTATGGCAGGCCATATCGCTCAACCAGCCTACTCAAAATTGTTGAATCCTAAATTAACAGATGCTGATATTTTACCGGCTTCATTATCAAAAGAGTTAATAACCGATTTATTAAAAACCGACCTCAAATTCAATGGTCTAGTCATTACAGACGCAAGCCATATGTTAGGCATGACCGCTTCAATGCGCCGAGAAGATTACGTGCCCCTTTCTATTGCTGCGGGATGTGACATGTTTTTATTTTTCAATGATATTGAAGAAGATTTTAACTTCATGCTTAACGGTTATCGTAACGGCATCATCACTGAAGCGCGTTTACACGATGCCTTACGCCGTATTCTTGGGTTAAAAGCAAAACTCCACCTTCCAGAAAAGCAACAGCAACACACACTTACGCACGCACCTTCTGAATTAGATGTCATAGGTGCAACAGCCCACCTAGAAATGCAACAAGAAGCTGCTGATTTAGGCATTACATTAGTTAAAAATACGTTGAACGAATTGCCAATCAAACCAGATACACATCCAAATATTCGCCTATACATGATTGAAGGTGAAAAAGATGGTATTTATAAAGCAGACCAGTCTGTAACCCAAAATATTATTGATATTTTAGAACGACGTGGCTTTAACGTCACACTCAATGACGGCTCAACGCGCATTAAAGGTAAAACATTGGAATATCGACAACATGTGGATGCTGCACTCGTTTTCGCAAACATCATTGGCTATGCAGCAGAAAATAATTATCGGATTCGATGGTCCACAGCTATGAGTAACGAAATTCCATGGTACGTACACGAAGTGCCAACTGTTTTTGTGTCACTTAACTTTACAACGCATCTTCATGATGCCACGATGGTCAAAACTTATATTAACGCCTATCATTCAAACAAAACAAACCTTGAAGCAGTTATCGATAAAATTACTGGTGTAAGTGATTTTAAAGGCCAAGCCAACGACAACGTATGGACTGAAAAATGGGAAGCTAAACGCTAA
- the cas1 gene encoding type II CRISPR-associated endonuclease Cas1, whose translation MSWRIVYASDVSKMSLNLNSLKVTKGDLEVKIPLSDIFAVVIEDLTVTLTARLLVELSDYNILVILCNQKHLPECMLQPISGHYSQYGQMKEQLSWGQSEKDALWKMIVQQKIKNQVACMEHNGIDKERTEKMLQLKSSVKLFDRENIEGQAAKYYFNSFFTNFTRDNDDLLENAVLNYGYTILNSAIARTIVAKGLMPAMGIHHIGGRNHFNLASDLIEPFRPIVDLYLLKNPPDDFMTKQYRLNLVNLLHARVYIDGKMQTVIRAIDIMVQSIIEYFREGQPHLIKFPELCKYEFYEL comes from the coding sequence ATGTCGTGGAGAATTGTGTATGCTTCAGATGTTAGTAAGATGTCTTTGAACTTAAATAGTTTGAAAGTCACAAAAGGGGATTTGGAGGTTAAAATCCCCTTGAGTGATATTTTTGCGGTGGTGATTGAAGATTTAACAGTAACACTTACAGCAAGGCTGTTAGTTGAATTGTCAGATTACAATATTTTAGTGATTTTATGTAATCAAAAGCATTTACCTGAATGTATGTTACAACCAATATCAGGTCATTATAGCCAGTATGGTCAAATGAAAGAGCAACTATCATGGGGACAATCTGAAAAAGATGCATTATGGAAAATGATTGTTCAACAAAAGATCAAAAATCAAGTTGCATGTATGGAACATAATGGTATTGATAAAGAAAGAACTGAAAAAATGTTACAACTCAAATCTTCTGTTAAATTATTTGATCGTGAAAATATAGAGGGGCAGGCGGCTAAATACTACTTCAATAGCTTCTTTACCAATTTTACGAGGGATAACGATGATTTATTGGAAAATGCTGTATTAAATTATGGATACACTATTTTAAATTCAGCGATTGCACGTACGATTGTTGCTAAGGGATTAATGCCTGCTATGGGGATACACCACATTGGAGGACGAAATCATTTTAATTTAGCATCGGACTTAATTGAACCGTTTCGACCAATTGTAGATTTATATTTATTAAAAAATCCACCTGATGATTTTATGACTAAACAGTATCGATTGAATTTAGTGAATTTATTACATGCTCGTGTTTATATTGATGGTAAAATGCAAACAGTTATACGAGCGATTGATATCATGGTTCAATCGATAATCGAATATTTTCGAGAAGGACAACCTCATTTAATTAAATTTCCTGAGCTTTGCAAATACGAGTTTTATGAGTTATAG
- a CDS encoding HAD family hydrolase — translation MISALSQYTPSHTHLICIDSDGCGMDTMTIKHECAFGPAILDIWDLDAHREHILKRWNTFNLYEITRGINRFKGLEKMLTELHTQGITVEGYEDIKQWVDHTSVFSNPQLEKDILHNPEKTGLKRALAWSLRVNEKIKQLPSVGPFSHVKVSLEKVSQVADVVIVSSANQSAVENEWQHHGLMPYISGLFAQEAGTKEHCISKLKAHYQPEHMIMIGDAEGDLKAAQINNIFFYPILAHHENASWKKFYDVYSDLFISNTFYQTVQNKLIQMFYQNFEGAK, via the coding sequence ATGATATCCGCATTAAGCCAATATACCCCTTCACATACACACCTCATCTGTATTGATTCAGATGGCTGTGGTATGGATACTATGACAATCAAACATGAGTGTGCGTTCGGGCCTGCGATACTAGACATTTGGGATTTAGATGCCCATCGTGAACACATTCTAAAAAGATGGAACACGTTTAATCTCTACGAAATTACTCGAGGTATTAACCGTTTTAAAGGATTAGAAAAAATGTTAACTGAGCTTCACACCCAAGGTATTACTGTAGAAGGTTATGAGGATATTAAACAATGGGTCGATCATACATCCGTATTTTCAAACCCTCAACTAGAGAAAGATATACTACATAACCCTGAGAAAACAGGACTTAAACGTGCGTTAGCGTGGTCCTTACGCGTGAATGAGAAAATCAAACAACTTCCTAGTGTTGGACCATTTTCCCATGTCAAAGTCTCTTTAGAAAAAGTCAGTCAGGTCGCAGATGTTGTCATTGTGTCATCTGCCAATCAGTCTGCCGTCGAAAATGAATGGCAACATCATGGCCTTATGCCTTATATTTCAGGACTGTTCGCCCAAGAAGCCGGAACAAAAGAACATTGTATCAGTAAACTTAAAGCCCACTATCAACCTGAACATATGATCATGATTGGTGATGCAGAAGGCGATTTAAAAGCAGCACAAATCAATAATATCTTTTTTTATCCAATACTTGCCCATCACGAAAATGCATCTTGGAAAAAATTTTATGATGTGTATAGTGATTTATTTATTTCCAATACGTTCTATCAAACAGTTCAAAACAAATTAATTCAAATGTTTTATCAAAACTTTGAAGGAGCGAAATAA
- a CDS encoding Nramp family divalent metal transporter produces the protein MEVLKVNKSLEEINNTVSFKEQGSYFSRLSKFIGPGLLVAVGYMDPGNWITSMGGGASYGYILLFVILISSLSAMFLQSMSARLGIASDMDLAQVTRKMISQKYAIVAWIIAELAIIATDIAEVIGSTIALNLLFHIPLIIGATITIVDVFLLLLIMKFGFRKIEAIVGVLIFTIFIIFLFEVYMAKPDTAALLQGFIPHQDIVTNNGILYMSLGIIGATIMPHNLYLHSSIVQSRSYDRQNDASKKAAIHFAQLDSNIQLSVAFVVNCLLLILGAALFYGTSQDLGRFYELYDALKTSHVANAIGGGVTSTLFAVALLAAGQNATITGTLSGQIVMEGFIHLKMKPWVRRVITRLVAILPVFVCLLIYGADTQRIEDLLIFTQVFLSIALPLSIIPLIVATNNKGIMGAPFVNTKLVNIIGWILTIILCLLNIYLIISTLTEIV, from the coding sequence ATGGAGGTGCTTAAGGTGAACAAAAGCCTGGAAGAAATCAACAATACAGTCAGTTTTAAAGAACAGGGTTCTTATTTTTCAAGATTATCTAAATTTATAGGCCCTGGATTGTTAGTGGCTGTCGGATACATGGACCCGGGCAATTGGATAACCTCCATGGGTGGTGGCGCAAGCTATGGCTATATCTTATTATTTGTCATCTTAATTTCTAGCTTAAGTGCTATGTTTTTACAATCTATGAGCGCACGCTTAGGGATTGCGAGCGACATGGATTTAGCACAGGTTACCCGGAAAATGATTTCGCAAAAATATGCGATAGTCGCATGGATCATCGCGGAACTCGCCATCATCGCTACAGACATCGCTGAAGTAATTGGCAGTACAATAGCGTTGAATTTATTATTTCATATTCCGCTTATTATTGGCGCTACGATTACCATTGTGGATGTATTCTTATTATTACTAATCATGAAATTTGGTTTCCGAAAAATTGAGGCTATCGTCGGCGTACTCATATTTACGATTTTCATTATTTTCTTATTTGAAGTGTATATGGCAAAGCCGGATACCGCAGCATTATTACAAGGGTTTATTCCTCATCAAGATATTGTTACTAACAACGGAATACTCTACATGTCATTAGGGATTATAGGCGCAACGATAATGCCACACAATTTGTATTTGCACTCCTCTATTGTGCAATCAAGATCATACGATAGACAAAATGATGCCTCAAAAAAAGCAGCGATTCATTTTGCACAATTAGACTCCAATATTCAATTGTCAGTGGCCTTTGTAGTGAATTGTTTATTGTTAATCTTAGGTGCAGCATTATTTTATGGTACGAGCCAGGATCTTGGGCGATTTTATGAATTATATGACGCCTTAAAAACATCACATGTTGCGAATGCCATTGGTGGCGGTGTGACAAGTACATTATTTGCGGTGGCTTTACTTGCGGCAGGACAAAACGCTACCATCACTGGCACATTGTCAGGTCAAATTGTAATGGAAGGCTTTATCCATTTGAAAATGAAACCTTGGGTACGTAGAGTCATTACACGATTAGTTGCCATTTTACCAGTTTTTGTATGTTTGCTGATTTATGGCGCTGACACCCAACGTATAGAAGATTTACTTATATTTACTCAAGTATTTTTAAGCATTGCTTTACCTCTCAGCATCATCCCACTCATCGTAGCAACGAACAACAAGGGCATTATGGGCGCGCCTTTCGTTAATACAAAATTAGTCAACATCATTGGATGGATTTTAACAATCATCTTATGCTTATTAAACATTTATTTAATTATTAGTACCCTCACGGAGATTGTATAA
- a CDS encoding Hsp20/alpha crystallin family protein, whose amino-acid sequence MAFQLKPFNHSIFDMNSSDLFKDFGQGLMLSQAFKTDISEREDAYVVSAELPGMAKSDIHVDFDNNILTIAAAHTENNEKENEDGVIVHRERRTSSVKRQFTFNNVERDTIHASYDNGVLEITLPKLQHSETSPSRIPIN is encoded by the coding sequence ATGGCATTCCAATTAAAACCATTTAATCATTCTATTTTTGATATGAACTCGAGTGATCTTTTCAAAGATTTTGGGCAAGGTTTAATGCTATCTCAAGCTTTTAAAACAGATATTTCTGAACGTGAAGATGCATATGTTGTCAGCGCTGAACTTCCAGGTATGGCAAAATCAGACATTCACGTTGATTTTGATAACAACATTTTAACTATAGCTGCAGCTCACACTGAAAATAATGAAAAAGAAAATGAAGATGGCGTTATTGTACATCGTGAACGCCGTACTTCAAGCGTGAAACGTCAATTCACATTCAATAACGTTGAACGAGACACCATTCATGCATCTTATGACAATGGTGTGCTTGAAATTACGCTACCTAAACTGCAACATTCTGAGACATCACCGTCTCGAATTCCTATAAATTAA
- a CDS encoding FAD-binding dehydrogenase: protein MQKHIHIIGAGLSGLVAATELLKRGHRVTLIDQEPPQAMGGQAYWSFGGLFLVNSKVQRCLGVKDSYDLALSDWLGSAGFDRLQEDDYWAYQWAKAYVHFATYEKEAYLKHMGITLTPILGWAERGGHSASGHGNSVPRFHITWGTGPGLVNPFIGFVKKYEASGQFTFLPRHQVTDIEIVGDAIKSISGNILEQSDVPIGAPSSRKAVDTFQFEVSYLLITTGGIGANEALIRQNWPQRLGAAPKTMIQGVPDSTDGKMLEISEDAGVNLVNKDRMWHYTEGIQNHSPIWNKHGIRIIPGPSSMWFTATGKRMRAPDYPGFDTLHTLETIMKTGYDYSWFILTEDIVKKEFVLSGSEQNPDLTNKDIRRLIKERLGKKATGPVQAFLNKGADFVMANDLKTLVEKMNALTGENLIDYNHVKHEIEARDLQLMNTFSKDPQVTFIHNARHFLGDKLIRTAKPHPILSGKNGKLIAVKLHIISRKTLGGIQTDLDGQAFNQHRERIKGLYAAGEASGFGGGGVHGYRALEGTFLGGCIFSGIRAAEGIHKSIPT from the coding sequence ATGCAAAAACACATTCATATTATTGGTGCCGGGTTAAGCGGACTGGTTGCTGCGACGGAGTTGTTAAAGCGTGGGCACCGTGTCACATTGATTGATCAAGAACCTCCTCAAGCAATGGGAGGACAAGCGTATTGGTCATTTGGTGGTCTTTTTTTAGTAAATTCTAAAGTTCAGCGATGTTTAGGCGTTAAAGATAGTTATGACTTAGCACTCAGTGATTGGTTAGGATCAGCAGGATTTGATCGCTTACAGGAGGATGATTACTGGGCGTATCAGTGGGCTAAAGCGTATGTACATTTTGCGACTTATGAGAAAGAAGCGTATTTAAAACACATGGGCATCACATTGACACCGATACTTGGTTGGGCGGAACGTGGTGGACATTCCGCTTCTGGTCATGGTAATTCTGTGCCACGTTTTCACATCACTTGGGGGACAGGACCGGGTCTGGTAAACCCTTTTATCGGGTTTGTTAAGAAATATGAAGCGTCTGGTCAGTTTACATTTTTACCGCGTCATCAAGTGACCGACATTGAAATTGTAGGCGACGCTATTAAAAGTATTTCTGGCAATATACTCGAACAAAGTGATGTCCCAATTGGCGCGCCGTCTTCACGTAAAGCAGTCGATACTTTTCAATTTGAGGTGTCTTACCTCTTGATTACAACAGGTGGCATTGGCGCAAATGAAGCATTAATTCGACAAAATTGGCCCCAACGCCTAGGCGCTGCCCCGAAAACAATGATACAAGGTGTTCCTGATTCGACTGATGGTAAGATGCTTGAAATTAGCGAAGATGCTGGTGTTAATCTCGTGAATAAAGATCGTATGTGGCATTATACTGAAGGCATTCAAAACCATAGTCCCATTTGGAACAAGCACGGCATTCGTATTATTCCAGGACCTTCGTCCATGTGGTTTACTGCGACAGGTAAGCGGATGCGTGCGCCCGACTACCCTGGTTTTGATACGTTGCATACACTCGAAACCATTATGAAAACAGGCTATGATTATTCTTGGTTTATCCTTACAGAAGATATCGTAAAAAAAGAATTTGTGTTATCTGGGTCTGAACAAAACCCTGATTTAACAAATAAAGATATTCGGCGATTAATTAAGGAAAGGCTTGGTAAAAAAGCAACAGGCCCAGTTCAAGCTTTTTTAAATAAAGGCGCTGATTTTGTGATGGCCAATGATTTAAAAACGTTAGTTGAAAAAATGAACGCTTTGACTGGAGAAAATTTAATCGATTACAATCATGTCAAACATGAAATTGAAGCACGAGATTTACAATTAATGAATACGTTCAGTAAAGATCCTCAAGTGACGTTTATTCATAATGCGCGTCACTTTCTAGGTGATAAATTGATTCGTACGGCGAAACCACATCCGATATTAAGTGGTAAAAACGGCAAGCTAATCGCGGTGAAACTTCATATTATTAGTCGTAAAACATTGGGTGGTATTCAAACCGACTTAGACGGTCAAGCGTTTAATCAACATCGTGAGCGCATTAAAGGTCTATATGCGGCAGGTGAAGCATCAGGATTTGGTGGTGGCGGTGTTCACGGGTATCGTGCATTAGAAGGAACATTTTTAGGCGGTTGTATTTTTAGTGGTATACGCGCGGCTGAAGGAATTCACAAAAGCATCCCAACATAA
- the cas9 gene encoding type II CRISPR RNA-guided endonuclease Cas9 (Cas9, originally named Csn1, is the large, multifunctional signature protein of type II CRISPR/Cas systems. It is well known even to general audiences because its RNA-guided endonuclease activity has made it a popular tool for custom editing of eukaryotic genomes.), producing MNNYILGLDIGITSVGYGIVDSDTREIKDAGVRLFPEANVDNNEGRRSKRGARRLKRRRIHRLDRVKHLLAEYDLLDLTNIPKSTNPYQTRVKGLNEKLSKDELVIALLHIAKRRGIHNVNVMMDDNDSGNELSTKDQLKKNAKALSDKYVCELQLERFEQDYKVRGEKNRFKTEDFVREARKLLETQSKFFEIDQTFIMRYIELIETRREYFEGPGKGSPFGWEGNIKKWFEQMMGHCTYFPEELRSVKYSYSAELFNALNDLNNLVITRDEDAKLNYGEKFQIIENVFKQKKTPNLKQIAIEIGVHETEIKGYRVNKSGKPEFTQFKLYHDLKNIFKDPKYLNDIQLMDNIAEIITIYQDAESIIKELNQLPELLSEREKEKISALSGYSGTHRLSLKCINLLLDDLWESSLNQMELFTKLNLKPKKIDLSQQHKIPSKLVDDFILSPVVKRAFIQSIQVVNAIIDKYGLPEDIIIELARENNSDDRRKFLNQLQKQNEETRKQVEKVLREYGNDNAKRIVQKIKLHNMQEGKCLYSLKDIPLEDLLRNPHHYEVDHIIPRSVAFDNSMHNKVLVRADENSKKGNRTPYQYLNSSESSLSYNEFKQHILNLSKTKDRITKKKREYLLEERDINKFDVQKEFINRNLVDTRYATRELTSLLKAYFSANNLDVKVKTINGSFTNYLRKVWKFDKDRNKGYKHHAEDALIIANADFLFKHNKKLRNINKVLDAPSKEVDKKRVTVQSEDEYNQIFEDTQKAQAIKKFEIRKFSHRVDKKPNRQLINDTLYSTRNIDGIEYVVESIKDIYSVNNDKVKTKFKKDPHRLLMYRNDPQTFEKFEKVFKQYESEKNPFAKYYEETGEKIRKFSKTGQGPYINKIKYLRERLGRHCDVTNKYINSRNKIVQLKIYSYRFDIYQYGNNYKMITISYIDLEQKSNYYYISREKYEQKKKDKQIDDSYKFIGSFYKNDIINYNGEMYRVIGVNDSEKNKIQLDMIDISIKDYMELNNIKKTGVIYKTIGKSTTHIEKYTTDILGNLYKAAPPKKPQLIFK from the coding sequence ATGAATAATTATATACTAGGACTCGATATAGGTATTACCTCAGTTGGATACGGTATTGTAGATAGCGATACGCGTGAAATTAAAGATGCTGGGGTACGTTTATTTCCAGAAGCGAATGTAGACAATAATGAAGGTAGACGTAGTAAAAGGGGAGCGCGACGTTTAAAAAGAAGACGAATTCATAGACTTGATAGAGTGAAACATTTACTCGCAGAATATGATTTGTTGGACTTAACAAACATTCCTAAAAGTACGAATCCTTACCAAACAAGAGTTAAAGGTCTTAATGAAAAGCTTAGTAAAGATGAATTGGTTATCGCATTATTACATATTGCTAAGCGTCGTGGCATTCATAATGTCAATGTAATGATGGATGATAATGATAGTGGCAACGAGCTGTCCACAAAGGACCAATTAAAAAAGAATGCTAAAGCGTTATCAGATAAATATGTGTGTGAATTACAACTTGAACGATTTGAACAGGATTATAAAGTCCGTGGTGAGAAAAACAGGTTTAAGACAGAAGATTTCGTTAGAGAAGCACGTAAACTTTTAGAAACACAATCAAAGTTTTTTGAGATTGATCAAACATTTATAATGCGTTATATAGAATTGATTGAAACAAGACGTGAATATTTTGAAGGTCCTGGCAAGGGGAGTCCTTTTGGTTGGGAAGGTAATATAAAAAAATGGTTTGAACAAATGATGGGTCACTGTACATATTTCCCTGAGGAACTTCGTAGTGTTAAATATTCGTATAGTGCAGAGCTTTTCAATGCATTGAATGATTTAAATAATTTAGTAATCACGCGTGATGAAGACGCAAAGCTTAATTACGGGGAAAAATTTCAGATTATTGAAAATGTTTTTAAACAAAAGAAAACACCAAATTTAAAACAAATCGCTATAGAAATTGGAGTTCATGAGACAGAGATAAAAGGCTACCGTGTTAACAAATCAGGTAAACCCGAATTTACTCAATTCAAGCTATATCATGATTTGAAAAATATTTTTAAAGATCCAAAGTACTTAAATGACATACAATTAATGGATAATATTGCTGAAATAATTACTATATACCAAGATGCAGAGAGTATTATAAAAGAACTTAATCAATTACCAGAATTGCTTTCTGAAAGAGAAAAAGAAAAGATTAGTGCGCTCTCTGGATACTCTGGCACGCATCGATTATCTTTGAAGTGTATCAATCTGCTTTTAGATGATCTATGGGAAAGTTCTTTAAATCAAATGGAACTCTTTACAAAGTTGAATTTAAAACCTAAAAAGATAGACCTAAGCCAACAACATAAAATACCTTCAAAACTTGTAGATGATTTTATTTTATCTCCTGTTGTAAAACGTGCCTTCATTCAGTCTATTCAAGTCGTAAATGCCATAATCGATAAGTATGGATTACCTGAGGATATAATTATAGAACTTGCAAGAGAAAATAACAGTGATGATAGAAGAAAATTTTTAAATCAACTTCAAAAACAAAATGAAGAAACCCGAAAACAAGTTGAAAAGGTGTTAAGAGAGTATGGTAATGATAATGCTAAAAGAATCGTTCAAAAAATAAAACTTCATAATATGCAAGAAGGTAAGTGTTTATATTCTTTAAAAGATATTCCTCTTGAAGATTTATTAAGAAACCCTCACCACTATGAAGTTGACCATATTATCCCACGTTCAGTGGCATTCGATAACTCTATGCATAATAAAGTGTTAGTAAGAGCGGATGAAAATAGTAAAAAAGGCAATAGAACACCGTATCAGTATTTAAATTCAAGTGAATCTTCATTATCATATAATGAATTTAAGCAACATATTTTAAATTTAAGCAAAACAAAAGATCGTATTACTAAAAAGAAAAGAGAGTATCTTTTAGAAGAACGTGACATTAATAAATTTGATGTGCAAAAAGAGTTTATTAATCGTAATTTAGTAGATACGCGTTATGCGACAAGAGAATTGACAAGTCTTTTAAAAGCATATTTTAGTGCCAATAATTTGGATGTTAAAGTTAAAACAATCAATGGTAGTTTTACCAATTATTTAAGAAAAGTGTGGAAGTTTGATAAAGATAGAAATAAAGGGTACAAACATCATGCAGAAGATGCATTGATTATTGCTAATGCCGATTTTCTGTTTAAACATAACAAAAAGCTGCGTAACATTAATAAAGTATTAGATGCTCCTAGTAAAGAAGTCGACAAAAAAAGAGTGACTGTACAAAGTGAAGATGAATATAACCAAATATTTGAAGATACTCAAAAGGCACAGGCCATTAAAAAGTTTGAAATTCGTAAATTTTCTCATCGCGTAGATAAGAAACCTAACCGTCAACTAATTAACGATACATTATATTCTACTAGAAATATAGATGGTATCGAATATGTAGTTGAAAGTATTAAAGATATATACTCTGTTAATAATGATAAGGTAAAAACAAAATTCAAAAAAGATCCCCATAGACTTTTAATGTACAGAAACGATCCTCAAACATTTGAAAAGTTTGAAAAAGTATTTAAACAATATGAAAGTGAAAAAAATCCATTTGCTAAATACTATGAAGAGACAGGTGAGAAGATTAGAAAATTTTCTAAGACGGGTCAAGGCCCTTACATTAATAAAATAAAATACCTTAGAGAAAGATTAGGTAGACATTGTGATGTAACAAATAAATATATAAATAGTAGAAATAAAATTGTCCAATTAAAAATTTATTCTTATAGATTTGATATTTACCAATATGGAAATAATTACAAAATGATTACAATTAGTTATATAGATTTAGAACAAAAATCTAATTATTATTATATTTCGAGAGAAAAATATGAACAAAAAAAGAAAGATAAACAAATAGATGATAGTTACAAGTTCATCGGAAGTTTTTATAAAAACGATATAATTAATTATAATGGTGAAATGTATAGAGTGATTGGTGTAAATGATTCTGAAAAAAATAAAATTCAGCTTGATATGATTGACATATCTATTAAAGATTATATGGAATTGAATAATATTAAAAAAACTGGCGTTATATACAAAACCATCGGTAAATCAACAACGCATATTGAAAAATATACCACTGACATATTAGGCAATCTATATAAAGCTGCTCCACCTAAAAAGCCGCAACTCATTTTTAAATGA
- the cas2 gene encoding CRISPR-associated endonuclease Cas2 — protein MSYRFMRVILMFDLPVETKQQRRIYSKFRKRLLENGFLMMQYSIYIKSVANKDAAHFSVNQVKQFLPSDGHVRVLIITEKQYEKCKYY, from the coding sequence ATGAGTTATAGATTTATGCGTGTCATTTTGATGTTCGATTTGCCGGTTGAAACTAAGCAACAAAGGCGCATTTATAGTAAGTTCAGGAAAAGGTTACTCGAAAATGGTTTTTTAATGATGCAGTATTCAATATATATAAAGAGTGTTGCTAATAAAGATGCAGCACATTTTAGTGTTAATCAAGTAAAGCAGTTTTTGCCATCAGACGGTCATGTACGTGTTTTAATCATTACTGAAAAGCAATATGAAAAATGCAAATATTATTAG